CTTCTTCGCCCATCCGGCAAAATTAAGATCCGAACCTTCGAATTCAGCTTCCCAGAAACGGCGTTGGGAGCAGTGGAAGATATCCACGCCGGCGTCAGCCAACGGATTCAGCCAAGCTTCGAGTTCCTGCGGCGTTTTAGCCAGCTGAACCGTGAAATCTTGCTGCTTCCACTGCGATAATCGCAAAATGATGGCGAAATCATCGCCTACGGCCGCCCGCATCGCTTTCACGACTTCCACACCAAAGCGGCTCCGTTCGGCCAGGGTTTTTCCACCAAAAGCGTCGGTACGGGTGTTGAGACCTTCCCAGAAAAACTGATCGACCAGATAGCCGTGGGCCCCGTGAATTTCGAGTGAATCAAAACCCAGGCGTTTGGCATCCGCAGCAGCTTTGGCAAAAGCGGCGATGGTATCGGCAATGTCCGTATCGGTCATGGCGACCCCACCCGTCTGACCCGGCATGACGTAGCCCGAAGGGCCTTCGAAGGGTTGCGAGGGCAACCAACCCGACTGGCTGGGTTGCATCACGCCCATGTGCCACAGCTGAGGAGCCATGGCTCCGCCGGCCTGATGTACGCTATCAATAACTTTCTTCCAGCCAGCAAGGGCCTGATCACCGTAAAAATGAGGAATGTTAGGCTCGTTGGAAGAAGCGGGACGATCAATGACCGTACCTTCCGAAAGAATAAGACCAACTTCTCCTTCAGCTCGGCGGCGGTAATAAGCTGTGACGTCATCCGTCGGTACACCCTGGGGTGAAAAGGCCCGGGTCATGGGAGCCATGACAATACGGTTCCGCAGGTGTAAGGATTTAAGATCGAAAGGGCGAAAAAGAGCCTCTACCTTTTCAAGGTCTGCAAGGGTTTTCATGGGAATGTACGGTTAAATAGCCGACTAATCTATAATTGCATTCGTTAGATGAGCCCTAGGCTTTAAGGAAAACCTAGGGGGCTAATGAATACGCAAAACGCGAAGCATAGGTTCCTGAAAGCAAGTATGGGTAATTTAATTAGCTAGTGACAAATTTGTCACCATACACAAAAAGGTATGTACGACGTAAAAATTCCCGGCCATACACCTGCGGTACGGCGGTTACACTGGAAATTATTGGAGGTAAATGGAAGCCAGCGATTATTCTTTGTCTCAGTAAAGGACTCCGGCGACCCCAGCGAGCTACAGCGGATGGTACCACGGCCAGTCGCTGGGTAGTCAATCAGCAACTCAAGGAGCTGGAAGGTCACGGTATCATTACCAAGAAAATTTATCCTGTACTGCCTCCCAAAGTTGAATACTTTCTAACCGAGTTTGGGGAGTCCTTACTACCCATTACCCAGACAATCGAAGCGTGGGGTCTCCCCTATGAGCAGGCGTATGAGGAAATTCTGGAAGGAAAAAATGCTCCAGGTCCGGAAGACGCCGCTTCAGAATCGTAATTCTAAAATGAGTTGATGTTTACACCGAATCTGGTTCTCCCAAATCGGTTGTGGGTAGGCTTCGAGAAAATAATTGTAGCGGACGTCGACGAGATCAAAGCCCACTCGCTGATAGAGAGCGAATTGATTAATGCTGGAATTGCCAGTTTTAATGAGTACCCGAGGGGAGCCTTGCTGGCGGGCTACTTCTATTAAGTGGAGCAGCAACGTCTTACCCCATCCCTGACCCTGGTAGGATGGAGCAATGGCCAGGTTTATGATTTCGGCTTCCTGCTCCTGAACTTGTAATAACCCCACGCCTTGGGTTTGTCCCTCAAGTTTCAGTAGATAAACCTGACTCAATGGCAAGTACTCCCTAATTAATTGAGGGTTTTCATCGGCTAACAAAAGCAGATCCATGGGTAAAGGCTCATGGGGCTGGAGGGGAGTAATCGAGTAGGGCACACGTTTAAGATTAAAAAATAACCAAAACCCAAAGGTACACACGGCAAGCTTCGTCTGTACGCAGCGTGTGACTCACCTACGCATAGCTAGGCTTGATGACCTACGCTTGCTCCCCTGGTAAAAGCGGACTATTTCTGATCCTGCCGTTTTATTTAATGGTTTTCTGAACTTAGTTCAGTAGTTACTCGTTTTACTACTACACTAGCAAATTTCCAAACGAGAAAAGGGACTAGTAGTACATTGCCTTTAAGGGCCTATTTCGTTCTTACACTGCTTCGGCTTGGGTTAGCAACCTGACTCGCTTCGGTTAATCCAAGACCTTTATCTCCCTTCACGGATACAGGTGTACTGGTTCAAAGGATCCAGCACCCTTACCTCTTACGATCTATTTAATGTACCTAACCTCCGCTTAAACTCTGCGTGCGGATGAATTACCTGATTTACTGTACATCAGATCCCTTTCATCGAAAGGTTAGGCTAATACTATCTTCATGCAAAACCAGTTGAAATTTACCAACACGAGCCGTTCACAGTTTTTCACTACGGTTCGTCAACGCGTGGATGTTTACTTTAAAGAACAGGGGATTTCACCCCACGCCAATTCAGCCATGTGGTTGAAAGCAGGTTTCTTTCTGGGTGGATTCTTCCTACTGTACGGACTGTTGCTTTCCAACCAGTTTAACGTCTGGGCGATGCTTGGCTTTTCGGTAGGGCTAGGGATGTTTGCGGCTTTCATCGGTTTTAACATTTCGCACGATGCCCTGCACGGAGCTTTTTCTTCCAAAAGTTGGGTAAACCGGATGTTAGGGGCCAGTTTTTATCTGGTAGGAGCCAACCCCTACGTTTGGAAGATTACGCACAATATCGTCCACCATACGTATACCAATATTCCCGGCCATGACGAGGATATTGAAATTGCTCCCGGTCTGATTCGGGTAGATACGGACGAACCCGTACGACCCTGGCAACGGTATCAGCACTGGTATGCGTTTGCTCTGTACTCACTGGCGTCTTTATCCTGGGTGTTTCGCAAGGACTTTGTCAAGTTTTTCAAGAAGGAAATTGGTCATTATGAAAACCAGAATCACCCTAAACAGGAATACATAAAGCTGTTCGTTGCCAAGCTGGCGTACTATTTCCTGTTCCTGATTTTGCCTTACCTGGTCCTGGATTTAAGCTGGTGGCAAATTGGGATTGGCTTTTTAGTCATGCACTTAGTTGAAGGGCTGGTATTGGGGTTAGTCTTTCAGTTAGCTCACGTGGTGGAAGGTACTTCCTTTCCCGTTCCATCGGATAAAGGATCCATTGAAGAAGCCTGGGCCATTCACCAATTGCGTACCACGGCCAATTTTGCTCCGCGTTCGGCAGTCGCTGCCTTTTTCTGCGGGGGCTTAAATCGGCAGATTGAACACCACCTGTTCCCGAAAGTTTGCCACATTCATTATCCGGCTCTTACCCAGTTGGTCAAGCAGACGGCCGAAGATTTTAACCTGCCCTATCTGGAGAATCGGAGCTTCTTTTCGGCTTTGCACTCCCATTATCGTTTATTAAAACTTTTAGGACGTCCGGCCTGATTTCATATCAGCACTAGTTGACCTGTAAGTAAAAGTTTTTGTTCACCTAAAAATGAAAAACCATGTTACTAATCGCCCAGTCCGTAGGTTGTGTCGTTGCTTATTTGCTTGTAAAGATGGATTGGAACGGTCTTCGCGAGCGTACATTCCGACCCGTACTCATTCCGGATCGCATCCGGATGAGCTGGAATAAATAGAAGCTATAGTAGCGTAATGTCCCGGTTCGTGCAGGAGTAACCTCTTGTGCGGACCGGGATTATTTTTTACCCGAAAAGCAGAACGCCGTAGCTGGGCATAGGCCAATAAAAAGCCCACGTGCCGTTTTTTTACTACCTTGCTTTTTTTTTGAGTTTAATGGTGTTCCAGGCGGGTATCAAAGAAACCCACAGAAGGGATGAGTAGAAAAATTTTAGTTACTGCCGATCAGATTGCTACGTCGAGCACTGGTTTGTATCATTTTGCCTTTGAACTGATTAAACAGCTCCGGGCGTACCAGATCGACGAGATGGATTTACAGTACTTGATCCCCCGGTCGTTTGCAAAGATCAAACCCTTTGGAGAGGTCCATTACCGAACTCGGGGTGTACTTACGAATTTGCGGTGGAAAAGTATTCCGGAGTTTGACCTGATTCATTTTACGCAGCAAAACCCGACGCTGCTCAAGCCCCATAAAATCATCGGTCGGAAAATCCTGACCATTCATGATTTAAATTATCGCTACGAATATCCCGTTGATTCGGCGCCGTATCGGCATTTTCAAGCTCAGACACGCCGGTATATGGATCAGGTAGACGGTATTACGACGATCTCCCATTACGCGGCCCGTGATATCTCCGAACATCTGCAGTATCCGCTGGACCAGATTCGGGTTATTTATAACGGCGTAAACGTATCGACTATTCCGGCAGCAGAACTAGCTCATCATCAGCCCAGCTTCCGTCCTGAACGTCCCTTTTTATTTACCGTTGGGACGGTGATGGCGAAGAAAAACTTCCATGTTTTACCAGCCCTGTTGGCTAATCTGGATTACGATCTGATTATTGCCGGACGAATCGATGACCATAGCCTGGAATACTATAATCTGATTAAACGGGAGTGTGAACGCTTTGGAATCGCATCCGGGCGGGTGCATCTCTTGGGGGAGACTTCAGAAATTGATAAACACTGGTATTATCAGTATTGCAGTGCCTTTGTTTTTCCCTCGATTGCCGAAGGTTTTGGTTTACCGGTGCTGGAGGCCTTTAGCTACGAAAAACCTACCTTTTTATCCACGCATACGGCCTTGCCGGAAGTAGGCGGAGAAGCGGCGTATTACTTTGATAGTTTCCATCCCGATCGCATGAGTGAAGTAGTAAAGCAGGGGCTAGCCGATTTTCCGTCTTCGAATAAAATTCAACTGGCTCGGAATCGCGTGTCTGAATTTTCCTGGGAAAAAGCCGCTCAGTCGTATCTGACCTTATATGAGGAGATCCTTCGTCGATGATTGGGTAGATTAAAGGCTCCGACGAATCCACTGACTCAGGTAATAGCCCCAAATTAGAGCTAGGATCACAATCACCGCGTAGGTGAGAATCCATGCCCAATTCCAGGACGACATCTTTTCAAATAGTTTTTTCATTCGTACATGCAGCGTAACAGCAGACTCGATAGACGCGTCTTTTGACCCCGCAATATAAGACCCACTTTTCAATGCGAAAGGCTGGAAACCGATTTCTTAGGGCTTTTCATACCATTCACTCACTCGGGAACGGAAAATAAAATTCCCTTCTCAACGTCAGAAACCGACTAAAGTAAAGGTCAATAACCTGAGGTTATAGATTAGTACTGAGGTTAAATATCGTTGAATCAGACGCTTAGTTTCGTAAGAAGAGCTTTAGCAAACCAAAGATTAGGTTTGTAATAAAAAAGCTAGCTATTTGAAGGCGTAAACACTTTACGTTCGGGTGCCCTAGCGGTTTAATAGTATCAAGGGTACTGCGAAACTTTGGTTGCAGTAAACCCTAACTGGTTTCTGGTTAGGGTTTATCATTTTGATAATTAAGTCAGACGAATACAGTAGAAATATACCCAATAAAATAAAAAAACTCCCCATGAAACACGGAGGAGTTTTAACGTTCAACCTTCAACCTATCTGCTTCAAAAGTACGGTCTCTGGCTCGTAATCAAAGGTTAATTCTATGAATGGCAGACTTTTTCCTGTCAATTGTATCTTCTACTCGTTAAGCGTTTTAAGGGATTAATTAGTGAACGTTAAAGACCACTTTTCTCGCCCGTGTAAAGCTTGCTTTGAACCCTTACGCTCACTCTATTCAACGCGTTTACTTCCCAGTTTGAAACTTTTCTATTACCTTGTTTGAGAAGAGAGTAAAGGTACTTTTTGATGCAGAAAACCATGAGAGCGTTTCGTTTATGGGGTGGATTAATTCTTCTGCTAGGGATAGTATACGGCGTTCAGTACGTCTATCATCGCTGGCAACAGCCCTGGGATTACGCCTCAGTGACGCCCTCATTAGTGGGCCACTGGTTTGGGCCCTTCAAAGACCCCGATGGTATCCCCAAAACACTCGAACTGGAAATTTTTAAACCGGAAGTAGATTGGCTGAATCGGAAACGCCGGGGGGGCAATAAGCAAAGCTTTAAAGGAGTCGCCCGAGTAAAGAGTCGGTTAGGTCAGGAGCAGTACCGACTTGAAGGAGTCGTACGCAATTCTCAACAACAAGCTCTGAGCCGGATCACTTTTTTATTTCAGGATGAAAATACCCGGCTACGTAATAATTTTAACCTAATGACCGCTGAGGAAGGGGGTACTTGGGAGTCCGATGCCCTGAATCTGACGCTTACGTTCCGGTATATCACCGAAAGTGGAAGTGCCTTCTCCAGTAGCAATGACCATCGCTACACAACGACGGTTCCGGTTCGTCTGAAACGAATGAGCCCATAATCCTGAAGAAATATTGAGCTGAAAAAATAGGCTTAGCTCTTTGAATCCTGCAAATTGTCGTACTTTCGCGGCTCAATCGGTGTCCAGTGGATTATTCATTGGGCTTAAAAGGGAATCCGGTGCAATTCCGGAGCAGTACCCGCTGCTGTAAGTTCCGAACGAGTCTAGTGTTTTGAGTTTAGAGTGCAAAACAACTCTAAACCCCAAACTCAAAACTCCCAACATTTCTCATCAAACAAACCACTGTGCTTTCAAGCATGGGAAGGGGCTGAGAAAGGAACGAGCCAGAAGACCTGCCATTGAAATCATACCAACGTGCTTTCGGGAAGAAAAGCAGGAGGCTAGCCTAATCGGTGAGGAGACGCTTGCGTCATCCTCTAGCTTTGTTTTCCCGTAAGCAATAGAATTCATCCGGGAAAACTACATGATTCATCCTTTACTGCTCGATTCGTTTGTACTGGGCATTCAGCACTCTTTCGAACCCGATCACCTGGCGGCTGTTTCCGTCCTGACCAGTGAAAAAAAGAAAGGTCAGCTGTGGCGGGTAGCCTGGCGGTCTTCGCACTGGGCGTTAGGGCACGCCTTTTCGCTCATTCTCTTTGCCTGCCTGATCTTACTACTTAAATCTCAGCTATCTCTGGAAGTTGCCTCCTGGGTTGAATACGTGGTAGGGCCATTGATGATTTATCTGGGCATTGTTGCCATTCGTCGTAATTTCAAAAATGATCTGGTCCGCCCAACGGAGGTATCCAACGCGGCAGCTACACCGCTAAACCGCTCCTTTGGCGTGGGGATGATTCACGGACTAGCCGGTACCGGAGGGGCCTGTACAGTTGCCCTTACGCTGGCGGCCAAGGACGCTTCCACCGCCGTCTGGATCATCATCATTCAAAGCCTGAGTATTCTACTGGCCATGACCGTCTACGGATGCGTTTTTGCCTTTTCACTACAAAAAGTAGCCCAGCGAACGGAACGTGTGCTTCGCTGGATGAATTACGTCATTGGCTTTTTTTCGATTGCAGTGGGCATTCTCACGCTAGTTGATACATTCTAGACTATTGCTTCAGTATTCGTTTACCCTTTATTCATTTTCGATGTTTTCTTCCCCCCAGAAAAAAGGCCTTTGGGCCAGTATGCTTTTATTGCCTGGACTGACTTACGCTCAAACACCAGCGGATTCGGTGTACGCCCTCCAACCCATTGTGGTAACGGCGACCCGTTCGGAGGTTACCTTAGCCGAGGTACCCCGCAGTTTACGCGTGATTACTCGTCAGGACATAGCCTTAACTCCTGCTAATGATCTAACGGATATTGCCAAGAAAACCGCTGGCTTACACGTGATTCAGTATCCGAACCTTTCTTCAGGAATCGGGATTCGCGGTTTTCGGCCCCAGTTTTCGGGATTAAATCAACGCACGCTGTTACTCATCGATGGCCGTCCGGCGGGAGCCACCAATCTCTCCACCATCTCGCTCAACGGTGTCGAACGCATTGAAGTACTCAAAGGCCCTGCCTCGGCTTTGTACGGATCGCAAGCCATGGGCGGCGTGATTAACGTTATCACTCGCCGATCCCAGGGAACGCCCCAGGGGTCCGCGTATGTGGAGTACGGTAGTTTCAAGACCCTGCAGGCGGGTTTGCAAACGGGAGGGAATCTAACCAAACAACTGGATTATGATTTGTCGTTTGCCTACTTTCAGCGGGCCAATGATTATAAAATTGGGAAGAACAACTGGCTACGTAATGCCTTCGATTTTCGCAATGCGGTCAAACATTACGCTAACCAACCGGATGTGGAGGTCGATGACCGTACTGGCGATGGCCAAACCCGGCCGTATACGCAACTCAGTTACTATACCGGAGCCTTGCGACTGGGCTACCAGCTTAGTTCGAAATGGCGGCTGGATGTTCGCGGCGAAACCTTTCAGGCCCGGAATGTACAGTCGCCCGGCGATATTGCTTACGGCATTACGGAATCCAGCAGTAAGGACGTCGAGCGGGCCTCGGGCGAAGTTGCTTTATCGGGTAATCTGGGGGCCCATCAGCCGAGTCTGAAAGTGTTCACAGCGGATGAATCGAACACGAATTATACCCTCAATGTTTCCGGCAAACCGGTGGTCCCGTATCGATCTAACCGTACCGCCAATGCCTGGACGGGCGTACAAGTCAAGGACGTCTGGACGCTGGGGCAGCACTCATTAGTCGTAGGCTACGATTACCTGAAGGCTTCCACCAAAGGCCGTCGCTGGTCAGACTTAACGACGGAACGGGCTCCTACGCAGCCGAATTACGCGTTGATTTCTTCAGCCTTTTACGCTCAGGCAAATTTGAAATGGGGCAAATTGACGCTTCAACCCGGTTTACGGTTTGATCAGATCACGTTTGATGTGCAGGCAACACCTTTGCTGACTACGTATCAACCCGGTAAAAAGACGAATCCATTTTTGAGTCCTAGTTTAGCCGCCGGGTACGAGATTCTGCCAAGTGTACGAATCAAAGCCAGTGTAGGACGAGCCTTTGTTACGCCCGATGCCTACAACGTAGCCGGGTACTCTGAAGCTCGTACGACGACCGGAAAAATTGCGGTGACGAGCGGTAATCCCGATTTGAAGAATGAAAGCAGCTGGAGCCAGGACGTAGGGATTTCTTTTGAAGAGAACGGCTTCTACGTCAATGCCACCTATTTCGCTACGCAGGTAAAAGACCAGATTGCCCGAGTGGTTACTGACGTGAATGAACCCCTGGGTAATGGCGACGTCATTGTTTCACGGACGCGTTTTGTGAACGCCGCCGACTCGCATATGAACGGTCTGGAAGTCGAAGCGGGCTATGGGAAGGAAGGCGTTTGGAAGGTATACGCCACTCTGACGTCCATGTTTGAAGCCAAAGAAGTGATTCTAGGAAAAAATGATTCGCGTAGTAGCCGTGATATTGCCAACGTAGCCCGGAATCTGGTTTCCTACGGGGCGGAGTATAGTCCGATCAAAAATGTTCGTATGCGACTGACCGGACGTTACGTAGGCTCCCGCAAGGACATTGACTATACCGATGCCAAAAATCCGGAGATCACGTATGCTCCCTTCATGGTACTCGATGCCGTAGCCATGTATTCGTTCCAGCAGAAACATCGACTGACCCTGTCCGTTTCGAACCTGACGGACGAAAATTACTACGAAAAGCGGGGTTATAACTTACCGGGGCGTACGGTTTCGTTGCGTTACACGCTGGCGTTCTAGGCTAAGGTAAAACCTTGATTACTGTAAAATCCCTCAACCAGTACCTAACGGGTTGGGGGATTTTTGTTGAACATTGGAAGGAAAAACTATCGATCCATCTTTCTCAATCATTTGCATATTAATTCTATAAAATGCTCATTAACAGTAGATTATTTATAGAATATAAATTCTTGTGGACCTGCTCTTTCCAGGCACATTTTTGAATTTTCAAAAATAATTTTGTTTTCTAAAACGTTTGTTTCAGAAAAAGACACACCTTTGCAGAGCAATTAGTTGAAGCATGGCAAGAAACGTTGAGTTTAACGAGGAAGAAGCAATTCAAAAAGCTACCGATGTCTTTTGGGAAAAAGGCTATCATGGGGCTTCCCTCCGCGATTTAACGGACGCCATGCAAATCAACAGCAGTAGTCTTTACAATACCATCGGCGATAAGCATCAATTGTTTGTCAAGTGTCTGAAATACTACATTCAGAATAAGCGGGAATTCTTACAAAATCAGTCCGAACGTGCGGATTCACCGCTGGCGGCTATCATTAATTTCATCGAGGCTGCATCCGAAACAATTATTAAGGACGCCAACGGTTGTCTGGCCGTTAAGACGGCTTTCGAAGTTTCTCCCAAGGATGATCGTATTCAATCGATTTTGAAAGCGGATAATGATTTCACGCGTAATTATCTGAGTTCATTAGTGAAACAGGCCATAAATGACGGTCAGATGGCCGCAACAGAAGACCCCGATTTGCTGGCTGATTTCATCGTCGCGAGTTACACCGGCTGGTATGAACTTCATGTTTTGTATGCTAATTCAAAGCAAATCAGGAATTTAGCTCAACTTCTGATTCGACAAATTTCATCCTAAAAATTTTTAACCCATTCTGAAACAAATAATTCAGAATAATCTGTGTAGTACTTTTTGGCATCTATTCTGAAACAATCAATTCAAAAAACAAATCATGGAAAATCAACTTTCGTTTAGTACGGACCTTCGTGGTAAAATCGCTTTAGTAACGGGGGGTACCAAGGGCATTGGCAAAGCGATTGCGGATCAATTAGCTCAGGCGGGAGCCCAGGTCATCGTAACGGCCCGAAACCGCCCCGCCGATTCAGATTCAACCCATTCATTCATAGCAGTCGATCTAACGCAGGCGGATCAGGTCACGCAACTGGCCCAGCAAGTACAGGATACCTATGGAAGAATTGACATCCTCATTGACAACGTCGGCGGCCTTACAACTCCCGGCGGTGGTTTTCAGGCATTAAGTGACCAGGACTGGGAACAGGAACTGCAATTCAACCTACTCGCCACCATCCGCCTGGATCGGGCCCTGCTGCCGCTCATGCAGAATCAGAAAAGTGGGGTGGTCATTCATATCTCGACGGGAGCCGCTAAACAACCCCTGTGGAATCTCAATTTAGCTTATTCGGTTTCTAAGGCAGCATTGAACTGTTACAGTAAAGCACTGGCCAATGAAGTAGCCAGTCAGGGAATTCGGGTCGTAGCAGTTTCGCCCGGAGCGGTAAAAACACCCTTAATGGAGCAATTCCTGGAGGATTTTGCCCGAAACGAAGGGATTCCCTTGGAAGATGCCTTTACTACGGTAATGGGTAAAATGAGCGGCGTTCCCTTAGGAAGAATGGCAGAGCCCGAGGAGATCGCTTCACTCGTTCGCTTTTTAGCTTCTCCAGCCGCTTCGTATATCACGGGCGTAAATTATAGCATCGACGGCGGAGCGTACCCCATTGCGTAAAAAGTCTCGTTTACGGGTCATCCCCGCCGGGAATATTCAATAAGAATTTCACGGCGGGGATGACCCGTAGTAGCAGTGTAAGTCTCTGGAAGAAAGAAATCCATTTTCTTCTTACAGACTAAACCTGTTCAAAAAATCATCTAAGGATAACGTCTATTAACTCAGGAAAAAGAGAGCGTTACTAGAAGTAATGTCCTAAGGCAGAAATTTTAAGTCAAACCAGAACCTATAAATGACAATCTTTGCTAACCCGTAACTACCTAAGCCCCTTTTTCTGTGATCTTCAGCTTTACTGCTTCTGCTGATTTTGATTTTATGACGTACTTTGCCCGGCACATACAGGCAACGGTACAGAATGACTTGTTAGTTATTCCGGACTATCTCGGGCAGGGGTCCATTCGGAAATTAGCCTTCGGGACGGACTTCAAAATTACCATTCACCGCTATATACTTAAGGAAGATTTAGTCATCCACCGGAATACCTCCGGCCAGGGAAACGATCTGATTACCGTCTTCTTTTACAACAACGAGCAGGCATTGGAGATCGCTTATAATGAGAATACCCAAATACTGTTTTCGCAACGGGACGAATCAGCGATCCAGGTGACGTCAAACGACCTCAGTTCAACGATCCGCTTTCCGGCCCACCAACAGATTCATTACGTGGTCGTTGCCATTACGCCGCCTCGGTTGAATGAATTATTAGCCGTCAGTGAGCCTAACTCAGTCCTGCAAACCATTACGGGCAGCGGCAATTCTTTCCTGTTTTTTGAACGCATGACCACCGAGACCAAGTTACTACTGAAGAATATGGCCGCGGTGGACATGGAGGATCACCTCAGTAACTTCTACCTACAGATCAAAGCACAGGAATTGCTCTATCAGGTTTTTCATACCTTGTCGTTACGGGAGAATACGGCCCACCAAACCGTCAGTAGTATAGATGCGGAAAGGCTCCTGCACATCCGGACTGAGATCATCAATGATTTGAGCGTACCGCCCGTTATTCGTAACCTGGCACAGGTGGCGGCCATGAGCGAAACCAAGCTAAAACAGCTTTTCAAACAAACCTTTGGCACGACCATCTATAATTATTACCAGCAAGCCCGGATGGAAGAAGCCGCTTTTCTATTAAAACAGGGCAAGCATTCCGTGGGCGAAGTAGGTTACGAGCTGGGGTTTTCTAATTTAAGCCACTTCAGCCGACTGTTTGAAAAGCATTACGGACTAAACCCGAAGCGATACTCGTATTCGTAAGACTCTACTTATCTAGATAATTAGGTGGAAAGAGTTGCTGACCGTGTTTTTCAGCAATACCCTGTAACCTTTTCAACGTAGCAGCATCCAGTACGGGTGGCGGTAGAAACTGACCCGTTGCCACCGGTTGACCCACCTCTTCGAAGAATAACTCCAAGCCGGCCGGTACCACCGTGCATAGTAAGTGGGCCGTCTGCTTCGTCTTGTTTTTGAAGCCGTGTACCACGCCCCCTTTGGGAATACTAATGAAAGATCCTTGGGTTGCTACGTACGTACCAAACTCGGATTTGAATTCTACTTCGCCTTCCACTACGTAAAAGGATTCTTCAAAATCCGCATGGGCATGCGGACCGGGTCCGCCGCCCGGAGGAATCAGCATATCAATCGTAGCAAAAGCTCCGCCCGTGTCTTTTCCGGTAACCAGGATTCGATAGTTGTTACCCGCGACGGAAATACTGTTGCCTGCTTCAGGGGCAATGGTCAATGGTTTGATGTGATTTTCCATTCCAATGGTTTTTAAGTACCCCACAAAGCTCGAGCAATTTTAGGACGGAAAATATTCCGATAGGACCATAAATCAGTCGAATCCGACAAACTCAGCTTAACGCCTTCCATTCACTTTAACTAAAGCTATCCGAGGCGTAAGGCCATGATACGACTCTGTCGTATTCGACTATTTTTCTGACTTTCTGTGCTATTTATAGTTCTGGAGTCCCGCCACCTTTGCTGTATAATCATTCAAACACACAGCAATGAAAAT
This portion of the Siphonobacter curvatus genome encodes:
- a CDS encoding TetR/AcrR family transcriptional regulator, translating into MARNVEFNEEEAIQKATDVFWEKGYHGASLRDLTDAMQINSSSLYNTIGDKHQLFVKCLKYYIQNKREFLQNQSERADSPLAAIINFIEAASETIIKDANGCLAVKTAFEVSPKDDRIQSILKADNDFTRNYLSSLVKQAINDGQMAATEDPDLLADFIVASYTGWYELHVLYANSKQIRNLAQLLIRQISS
- a CDS encoding SDR family oxidoreductase; this translates as MENQLSFSTDLRGKIALVTGGTKGIGKAIADQLAQAGAQVIVTARNRPADSDSTHSFIAVDLTQADQVTQLAQQVQDTYGRIDILIDNVGGLTTPGGGFQALSDQDWEQELQFNLLATIRLDRALLPLMQNQKSGVVIHISTGAAKQPLWNLNLAYSVSKAALNCYSKALANEVASQGIRVVAVSPGAVKTPLMEQFLEDFARNEGIPLEDAFTTVMGKMSGVPLGRMAEPEEIASLVRFLASPAASYITGVNYSIDGGAYPIA
- a CDS encoding helix-turn-helix transcriptional regulator, with the protein product MIFSFTASADFDFMTYFARHIQATVQNDLLVIPDYLGQGSIRKLAFGTDFKITIHRYILKEDLVIHRNTSGQGNDLITVFFYNNEQALEIAYNENTQILFSQRDESAIQVTSNDLSSTIRFPAHQQIHYVVVAITPPRLNELLAVSEPNSVLQTITGSGNSFLFFERMTTETKLLLKNMAAVDMEDHLSNFYLQIKAQELLYQVFHTLSLRENTAHQTVSSIDAERLLHIRTEIINDLSVPPVIRNLAQVAAMSETKLKQLFKQTFGTTIYNYYQQARMEEAAFLLKQGKHSVGEVGYELGFSNLSHFSRLFEKHYGLNPKRYSYS
- a CDS encoding cupin domain-containing protein, which encodes MENHIKPLTIAPEAGNSISVAGNNYRILVTGKDTGGAFATIDMLIPPGGGPGPHAHADFEESFYVVEGEVEFKSEFGTYVATQGSFISIPKGGVVHGFKNKTKQTAHLLCTVVPAGLELFFEEVGQPVATGQFLPPPVLDAATLKRLQGIAEKHGQQLFPPNYLDK